Proteins encoded together in one Staphylococcus aureus window:
- the queD gene encoding 6-carboxytetrahydropterin synthase QueD, with product MLQQIYPSTTHPYQFELNKDFNFSAAHHIPCEEAGICQNVHGHTYFVNLTIVGDKLDDTGFLVNFSHLKKMIHGKFDHQLLNNLPAFKNKIPSTEIVAETIYQIVKENLASLEHQPKCIQVFVRETPTSYVVFRPKEQV from the coding sequence ATGTTACAACAAATCTATCCTAGTACAACGCATCCATATCAATTCGAATTAAATAAAGATTTTAATTTTTCGGCTGCACATCACATTCCATGTGAAGAAGCAGGTATTTGTCAAAATGTCCATGGTCATACTTACTTTGTTAATTTAACAATTGTCGGTGATAAACTAGATGACACTGGCTTCTTAGTGAACTTTAGCCATTTGAAAAAGATGATACACGGTAAATTTGACCATCAACTGTTAAATAACTTACCTGCTTTTAAAAACAAAATCCCTTCAACTGAAATCGTAGCGGAAACAATTTATCAAATTGTTAAAGAAAATTTGGCATCGCTCGAACACCAACCAAAATGTATTCAAGTATTTGTAAGAGAAACACCAACAAGTTATGTCGTATTTAGACCAAAGGAACAGGTGTAA
- a CDS encoding DM13 domain-containing protein, protein MNTKYFLAAGAVITTLALGACGNSNSQDQGNKTEQKTKSEDSNVKTDKTKHLTGTFSSKNGETVEGKAEIKNGKLMLTNYKSSKGPDLYVYLTKNGDIKNGKEIAMVDYDKEKQTFDLKNVDLSKYDEVTIYCKKAHVIFGGAKLK, encoded by the coding sequence ATGAATACAAAATATTTTTTAGCAGCTGGTGCTGTTATCACAACATTAGCTTTAGGTGCTTGTGGTAATTCTAATTCACAAGATCAAGGTAACAAAACTGAACAAAAAACAAAGTCAGAAGATAGCAATGTTAAAACTGATAAAACAAAACACCTAACAGGTACATTCAGTTCTAAAAACGGTGAAACTGTTGAAGGTAAAGCTGAGATTAAAAATGGTAAATTAATGCTTACTAACTACAAATCATCAAAAGGTCCAGATTTATACGTCTACCTAACAAAAAATGGCGACATTAAAAACGGTAAAGAAATCGCAATGGTTGACTACGATAAAGAAAAACAAACATTTGATCTTAAAAATGTAGATTTAAGCAAATATGATGAAGTAACAATCTATTGTAAAAAAGCTCACGTCATCTTCGGCGGCGCTAAATTAAAATAA
- a CDS encoding DoxX family membrane protein, whose product MNKLLLLVTFIIRVGSGIVMLMQGYEKLTGGFTLKGLVPVIANNTDSPEWYKWFFANIVAHTTSLFDIVVPLGEIAIGLGLIFGVFAYAASFFGAFVMINYILADMIFTYPLQLTFFILLLMSHSLLKQISLKEIINYFRGRKNRGEKIDDPLTDRG is encoded by the coding sequence ATGAATAAATTATTGCTACTCGTTACATTTATCATTCGTGTGGGTTCAGGTATTGTTATGTTAATGCAAGGCTACGAAAAATTAACGGGCGGATTTACGCTGAAAGGTTTAGTACCAGTCATCGCTAACAATACTGATTCACCAGAGTGGTATAAGTGGTTTTTCGCAAATATAGTTGCACATACGACGTCATTATTTGATATTGTTGTCCCACTCGGAGAGATTGCAATTGGATTAGGTTTAATTTTTGGAGTTTTTGCATATGCTGCTAGTTTCTTTGGAGCCTTTGTTATGATAAATTATATCTTAGCAGATATGATATTTACGTATCCTCTTCAATTAACTTTCTTTATCCTTTTACTAATGAGTCACTCATTGTTAAAACAGATTTCACTTAAAGAAATCATTAATTACTTTAGAGGTCGTAAGAACAGAGGTGAAAAAATAGATGACCCACTTACTGATCGTGGATGA
- the saeR gene encoding response regulator transcription factor SaeR, with translation MTHLLIVDDEQDIVDICQTYFEYEGYKVTTTTSGKEAISLLSNDIDIMVLDIMMPEVNGYDIVKEMKRQKLDIPFIYLTAKTQEHDTIYALTLGADDYVKKPFSPRELVLRINNLLTRMKKYHHQPVEQLSFDELTLINLSKVVTVNGHEVPMRIKEFELLWYLASRENEVISKSELLEKVWGYDYYEDANTVNVHIHRIREKLEKESFTTYTITTVWGLGYKFERSR, from the coding sequence ATGACCCACTTACTGATCGTGGATGATGAACAAGACATTGTAGACATTTGTCAAACCTATTTTGAATATGAAGGTTACAAAGTAACAACGACAACTAGCGGTAAAGAAGCAATTTCTTTACTATCAAATGATATTGATATCATGGTACTTGATATCATGATGCCAGAAGTTAATGGTTACGACATTGTCAAAGAAATGAAAAGGCAAAAATTAGATATCCCCTTTATCTATTTAACTGCCAAAACACAAGAACATGATACCATTTACGCCTTAACTTTAGGTGCAGATGACTATGTCAAAAAACCATTTAGTCCAAGGGAACTCGTTTTACGTATTAATAATTTACTTACAAGAATGAAGAAATACCATCATCAACCAGTTGAACAACTGTCGTTTGATGAATTAACACTTATTAACTTAAGTAAAGTTGTGACTGTAAATGGTCACGAAGTCCCTATGCGTATTAAGGAATTTGAGTTATTGTGGTATTTAGCTTCTAGAGAAAATGAAGTTATTTCTAAATCAGAATTACTTGAAAAAGTTTGGGGATATGACTATTACGAAGATGCTAATACCGTGAATGTCCATATACACCGTATTAGAGAAAAATTAGAAAAAGAGAGCTTTACAACATATACCATCACAACTGTATGGGGATTAGGATATAAATTTGAAAGGAGCCGATAA
- the queE gene encoding 7-carboxy-7-deazaguanine synthase QueE: MAKIPVLEIFGPTIQGEGRVIGRKTMFVRTAGCDYRCSWCDSAFTWDGSAKGDIKLMTAEEIYDELKRIGGDLFNHVTISGGNPALIKGIQELVDLFQDKGIFSALETQGSKFQPWMTQIDDLTISPKPPSSTMTPDLKKLDEVITQCVPSSLNLKVVVFDDKDYDFAKMIHHRYPDIPFYLQVGNPYLSDSVDNHTEKLLERYEQLVDLVMQSNDMNHVYVLPQLHTLLWSNKKGV; the protein is encoded by the coding sequence ATGGCTAAAATTCCTGTACTCGAAATATTCGGTCCAACCATTCAGGGTGAAGGTCGAGTAATCGGTAGAAAAACGATGTTTGTGAGAACAGCTGGATGTGATTATCGCTGTAGCTGGTGTGATTCTGCATTTACTTGGGATGGTAGTGCTAAAGGCGATATAAAACTCATGACCGCTGAAGAAATTTATGATGAATTAAAACGAATTGGTGGCGATTTATTTAACCACGTTACAATTTCTGGTGGTAACCCAGCATTAATTAAAGGTATCCAAGAGTTAGTTGACTTATTTCAAGATAAAGGTATTTTCAGCGCACTGGAGACACAAGGCAGTAAATTCCAACCTTGGATGACACAAATTGATGATTTAACGATTAGTCCAAAACCACCAAGTTCAACTATGACACCTGATTTAAAAAAGTTAGATGAAGTGATTACACAATGCGTACCTTCATCATTAAACTTAAAAGTAGTTGTATTCGACGATAAAGATTATGATTTTGCCAAAATGATACACCACCGTTATCCAGATATTCCCTTCTATTTACAAGTTGGTAACCCATATTTATCAGACAGCGTAGATAATCATACCGAAAAGTTGTTAGAACGCTACGAGCAGTTGGTGGATTTAGTTATGCAAAGTAATGATATGAATCACGTTTATGTGTTACCACAACTTCATACATTACTTTGGAGCAATAAAAAAGGTGTATAA